One genomic window of Bos taurus isolate L1 Dominette 01449 registration number 42190680 breed Hereford chromosome Y, ARS-UCD2.0, whole genome shotgun sequence includes the following:
- the LOC132344538 gene encoding melanoma antigen preferentially expressed in tumors-like, translating to MGVWAPPRRLLELAGQSLLQNEALAVAALEELPVELFPPLFTAAFAGRHTHAVKAMVQAWPFACLPLGALMKDHEPHLETFQAALDGLDLLLAEEVRPRRWKLQVLDLRRNAHQDFWTLWCGFKASVCSLLEPEPAQPMQKARRVEAQAGLKPARAPVEVLVDLCLKEDTLDETLSYLLKKAKQRRSLLHLRCQKLRIFTVPMQSIRRILKLVQLDSIQDLECVSPRCLKTPLETLCISNCLISESDLTYLSQCPSVSLLKDLGLSGVNLTSLSLEPLQVLIERTSATLQDLDLDECGIVDSQFSALLPSLSRCSQLTTFRFCGNPISMSVLESLLQHTVGLSKLSLVLYPAPLESYEDVRGTLHPGLLAQLHARLRQLVRTSGRASTVWFSSNTCPHCGDEIFYGIWPILCPCYMPA from the exons ATGGGCGTCTGGGCGCCCCCCCGCCGACTCCTGGAGCTGGCCGGCCAGAGCCTGCTGCAGAACGAGGCCTTGGCCGTCGCGGCCCTGGAGGAGCTGCCCGTGGAGCTCTTCCCTCCGCTGTTTACGGCGGCCTTTGCCGGGAGGCACACCCATGCCGTGAAGGCGATGGTGCAGGCCTGGCCCTTTGCCTGCCTCCCTCTGGGCGCCCTGATGAAGGACCACGAGCCTCATCTGGAGACCTTCCAGGCTGCACTCGACGGCCTGGACCTCCTGCTTGCTGAGGAGGTCCGCCCCAG GCGGTGGAAGCTGCAGGTGCTGGACTTGCGCCGCAACGCCCACCAGGACTTCTGGACCCTGTGGTGTGGCTTCAAGGCCAGCGTGTGCTCGCTGCTGGAGCCCGAGCCGGCCCAGCCCATGCAGAAGGCGCGCAGGGTGGAGGCACAGGCGGGGCTGAAGCCGGCGCGGGCCCCTGTGGAGGTGCTGGTCGACCTGTGCCTCAAGGAGGACACGCTGGACGAGACCCTCAGTTACCTGTTGAAGAAGGCCAAGCAGAGGAGGAGCCTGCTGCACCTGCGCTGCCAGAAGCTGAGAATCTTCACCGTCCCCATGCAGAGCATCAGGAGGATCCTGAAGCTGGTGCAGCTGGACTCCATCCAGGACCTGGAG TGTGTCTCCCCCAGGTGCCTGAAGACCCCTCTGGAGACCCTGTGCATCAGCAACTGCCTGATTTCGGAGTCAGACCTGACGTACCTGTCGCAGTGCCCAAGCGTCAGCCTCCTGAAGGACCTGGGGCTCAGCGGGGTCAACCTGACCAGCCTCAGCCTGGAGCCCCTGCAGGTCCTGATCGAGAGGACCTCGGCCACCCTGCAGGACCTGGACCTGGACGAGTGCGGCATCGTGGACTCCCAGTTCAgcgccctcctgccctccctgagcCGCTGCTCCCAGCTCACCACCTTCCGCTTCTGCGGCAACCCCATCTCCATGTCCGTGCTGGAGAGCCTGCTGCAGCACACCGTGGGGCTGAGCAAGCTGAGTCTGGTGCTGTACCCCGCACCCCTGGAGAGCTATGAGGATGTGCGCGGCACCCTGCACCCGGGCCTCCTGGCTCAGCTGCACGCCCGGCTCAGGCAGCTGGTGCGCACGTCTGGGCGGGCCAGCACGGTCTGGTTCAGCTCCAACACCTGTCCCCACTGCGGTGACGAGATCTTCTACGGCATCTGGCCCATCCTGTGCCCCTGCTACATGCCCGCCTAG